The proteins below are encoded in one region of Candidatus Babeliales bacterium:
- a CDS encoding trypsin-like peptidase domain-containing protein, whose amino-acid sequence MSVKNSVVMSVLIGIILFFSTFVLFLYRNQLRLESQWEQSQQKTLFNPINQTNSHVVESFVSSAQLWRPVQDRIRDTVVQLFVQISAIDLLEPYKTPQQGTACGSGFFINDQGYLITNAHVVNSAKSVWGQVPSLGKRIIDMEVVGISFERDLALLRVTEESRELITKELGGIPYLPLGDSDLVRRSDEVLAVGYPLGQQSFKSTNGIISGHEHHLIQMSAPINPGSSGGPLLNVRGEVIGVNSSGVTEAQNVGYAIPINTLKTILNDLYEVKILRKPFLGVRFNNSTESLTKFLGNPLPGGCYVIETVKGSPLEKAGVMRGDMIYEINGHSVDMYGDMSVPWSEDKISIVDYPLRLSIGDTVTIGVYRKGQKKIFSVNFSLAEPQAIRSVYPGYEPIDYEIFGGMVVQELNVNHVRMLGDHAPGLRKYGELKYQSEPVLIITHVFPDSQLYRGRNMPLGATLHEINGTKVKTLDDFRSVVKNGATQEYLTISAADNVTRAAETIFVVLEMQRVVEEEQRLARDYRYQLSETAKEVLRLANAGKSLNS is encoded by the coding sequence ATGTCAGTTAAGAACAGTGTAGTAATGAGTGTATTGATAGGAATTATTCTCTTTTTTAGTACATTTGTTTTGTTTTTGTACAGAAATCAACTTCGGCTTGAAAGCCAGTGGGAACAATCTCAGCAAAAAACGCTTTTCAATCCCATAAATCAAACCAATTCCCATGTTGTTGAAAGTTTTGTTTCTAGTGCCCAATTATGGCGACCTGTTCAGGATCGTATTCGTGATACCGTTGTACAACTTTTTGTGCAAATTTCAGCAATTGATCTTTTAGAACCATATAAAACTCCTCAACAAGGCACTGCGTGTGGTAGTGGTTTTTTTATTAATGACCAAGGTTATTTAATCACCAATGCGCACGTAGTTAATTCTGCAAAATCGGTGTGGGGACAAGTTCCTTCATTGGGCAAGCGCATTATTGATATGGAGGTTGTGGGAATAAGTTTTGAACGTGATTTAGCATTGTTACGAGTAACAGAAGAAAGTCGTGAGCTTATCACCAAGGAGTTGGGTGGCATTCCTTATTTACCACTGGGTGATTCTGATCTAGTTCGCCGTTCTGATGAAGTTTTGGCGGTGGGGTATCCATTGGGACAACAATCGTTCAAGAGTACCAATGGTATTATCAGCGGTCATGAGCATCATTTAATTCAGATGAGTGCACCGATTAATCCAGGTAGTTCCGGTGGGCCGTTACTTAATGTGCGTGGTGAAGTTATTGGTGTCAATTCATCAGGTGTTACTGAAGCGCAAAATGTTGGATATGCTATTCCGATTAATACACTCAAAACAATTTTGAATGATTTGTATGAAGTTAAAATATTACGCAAACCATTCTTGGGTGTACGGTTTAATAATAGCACCGAAAGCTTAACCAAATTTTTAGGCAATCCACTTCCCGGTGGTTGTTACGTTATCGAAACAGTCAAAGGAAGTCCACTGGAAAAGGCAGGTGTTATGCGTGGTGATATGATTTATGAAATTAATGGACATTCCGTTGATATGTACGGTGATATGAGTGTGCCATGGAGTGAAGATAAAATATCCATAGTTGATTACCCGTTGCGTTTATCAATTGGTGATACGGTGACTATTGGTGTATATCGTAAGGGACAAAAAAAGATATTTAGCGTAAATTTTAGTTTGGCAGAACCACAAGCAATTCGTTCTGTGTATCCTGGTTATGAACCAATTGATTATGAAATTTTTGGTGGTATGGTTGTGCAAGAACTTAACGTTAATCACGTACGTATGTTGGGTGATCATGCTCCTGGTTTGCGTAAATATGGCGAATTAAAATATCAATCAGAACCGGTACTTATTATTACACATGTGTTTCCTGATTCTCAGTTGTATCGTGGTCGCAATATGCCGCTCGGTGCAACATTACATGAAATTAATGGCACAAAAGTAAAAACACTTGATGATTTTAGAAGTGTGGTAAAAAACGGTGCAACACAAGAATATTTGACTATTTCAGCAGCTGATAACGTGACACGTGCAGCAGAAACAATTTTCGTGGTGTTGGAAATGCAGAGGGTTGTTGAAGAAGAGCAACGACTTGCGCGTGATTACCGGTACCAATTATCTGAGACTGCAAAAGAGGTCCTACGCCTTGCTAATGCAGGAAAATCATTGAATAGCTAG
- a CDS encoding glycine--tRNA ligase, which translates to MSSQRPTLEDIVALCKRRGFVFQSSEIYGGLNGIYDFGPLGTVLKNNIRNAWSKSIMSPDKTIFFLEGSLLGPEAIWKASGHVDNFHDPMIDCTNCKKRFRADDPDIDITGPCPSCGKKAWTEVRQFNMMFKTQLGAVADHSAVAYLRPETAQAIFINFKNVMSSNRVKIPFGIAQIGKSFRNEITPKQFLFRMREFEQMEMEWFCTPESSNEYFDYWCKKRLEFYKTIGINTNYIRLRAHEKDELSHYSSNTSDVEYEYPFGWKELEGIAHRGDFDLSQHSKHSGKDLSVFDEETQKSFMPNVIECSVGTDRLFLTLLFDAYYVDTLGGEERTVLKLHPSIAPIKAAFLPLTKKLSDNMKQLYTNIALAGFQVEFDESGSIGKRYRRQDEIGTPLCFTYDFDSLNDNCVTVRDRDTLKQERINIEKVELYLINMLKHKS; encoded by the coding sequence ATGTCATCCCAAAGACCAACACTAGAAGACATCGTTGCACTGTGTAAAAGACGCGGTTTTGTATTCCAATCATCAGAAATTTATGGTGGTTTGAATGGTATTTATGATTTTGGCCCTCTTGGCACAGTACTCAAAAATAACATCAGAAACGCTTGGTCAAAATCTATCATGTCTCCCGATAAAACAATTTTCTTTTTAGAAGGGTCTCTCCTTGGACCAGAAGCTATCTGGAAAGCATCAGGTCACGTTGATAACTTCCACGATCCTATGATTGATTGCACCAACTGTAAAAAACGTTTCCGTGCAGATGATCCTGACATTGATATCACTGGACCTTGCCCAAGTTGCGGCAAAAAAGCATGGACTGAAGTGCGACAATTTAACATGATGTTTAAAACACAACTTGGCGCCGTTGCAGATCACAGTGCAGTTGCATATCTTCGCCCCGAAACCGCCCAAGCTATTTTTATTAATTTTAAAAACGTAATGTCCTCAAACCGCGTAAAAATACCGTTTGGTATTGCACAAATTGGTAAATCTTTCCGCAACGAAATTACACCAAAACAGTTCCTTTTCCGCATGCGAGAATTTGAACAAATGGAAATGGAATGGTTCTGCACTCCAGAAAGTTCCAACGAATATTTTGATTATTGGTGCAAAAAGCGCCTTGAATTTTACAAAACAATTGGCATCAATACCAATTACATTCGTTTACGAGCACATGAAAAAGATGAACTTTCGCATTATTCATCGAACACAAGTGATGTTGAATACGAATATCCATTTGGCTGGAAAGAACTCGAAGGAATTGCACACCGTGGCGATTTTGACTTATCACAACACAGCAAGCATTCTGGAAAAGATTTATCAGTATTTGATGAAGAAACACAAAAATCATTTATGCCTAATGTTATAGAATGTTCAGTTGGTACTGATCGCCTATTCTTAACTTTACTTTTTGATGCATATTATGTTGATACATTAGGCGGAGAAGAACGCACAGTACTCAAATTGCACCCATCAATTGCACCAATTAAAGCCGCATTTTTGCCACTGACAAAAAAATTAAGTGATAACATGAAGCAACTTTATACCAACATAGCTCTTGCAGGCTTCCAAGTAGAATTTGATGAATCTGGATCAATTGGTAAGCGCTACCGCCGGCAAGATGAAATTGGTACACCACTTTGCTTTACGTATGATTTTGACAGCTTAAATGACAATTGTGTTACTGTTCGCGATCGCGATACTCTCAAGCAAGAACGTATTAATATTGAAAAAGTTGAATTATATCTTATTAACATGTTAAAACATAAATCATAA
- a CDS encoding potassium transporter TrkG, whose protein sequence is MSKNKLIDISPAHIILFSFFVLIVCGALLLALPIAHIKPMSAIDLFFTSTSATCVTGLFTIPLNNFTFFGKAVILGLIQIGALGLATMSLFIISLFIDLGLGTRFMAGQLFELDSWDNIKRILIFTFASTLTLEVIGALCFFSIFKTEYPLHSAVFYSFFHSISAFCNAGISFFHFLTDQNLQHYATNYIFLATTSILTFFGGLGFITWHEIMLRGHAYFFSKKSYRFSLHSKIILYGTAVLLVVATVVFLALENGNTLHNLSAPLKCANAIFHAISFKSCGFVLANLTDFHSATIFFIMLIGLIGSAPGSTGSGIKITTFVLFLSTIRSAINGRSSVDAFERQIPFDQVYKAIAIISLSIGWILFTTFCLLITEKSWNFLDIFFETISAFSNVGFSLKGTEKLSDFGKLFIMATMFIGRIGSLTFILGLKLRARKETIEFSYPEERVMLG, encoded by the coding sequence ATGAGTAAGAACAAATTAATTGATATATCTCCTGCACATATTATTCTTTTTTCATTTTTCGTACTTATTGTGTGCGGAGCGCTATTGCTTGCATTGCCAATAGCACATATCAAGCCAATGTCAGCCATTGACCTATTTTTCACTTCAACATCTGCAACATGTGTTACGGGACTTTTTACTATCCCACTAAATAATTTTACCTTTTTTGGCAAAGCAGTCATTTTGGGACTCATTCAAATCGGAGCTCTGGGACTTGCAACCATGAGTCTCTTTATTATTTCACTGTTTATTGATCTTGGCTTAGGAACACGGTTTATGGCAGGTCAATTGTTTGAACTTGATTCATGGGACAATATAAAAAGAATACTAATCTTTACGTTTGCTTCAACATTAACCCTTGAAGTTATTGGCGCATTATGTTTTTTTTCAATATTTAAAACAGAATATCCTTTGCATAGCGCAGTTTTTTATTCATTTTTCCATTCAATATCAGCTTTTTGTAATGCAGGAATATCATTCTTTCATTTTCTAACAGATCAAAACTTGCAGCACTACGCTACCAATTATATCTTTCTTGCAACAACAAGCATTTTAACATTCTTTGGTGGTCTAGGATTTATCACGTGGCACGAAATTATGTTACGTGGCCATGCTTATTTTTTCTCAAAAAAATCTTACCGATTCTCTTTACACAGCAAAATTATTTTATATGGCACCGCTGTTTTACTTGTAGTAGCAACTGTCGTATTTTTAGCACTAGAAAATGGTAATACCTTGCACAACCTTTCTGCACCACTCAAATGTGCCAATGCTATTTTCCATGCAATATCATTCAAAAGTTGTGGATTCGTTCTTGCAAATTTAACTGACTTTCATAGCGCAACAATTTTTTTCATCATGCTTATTGGACTTATCGGTTCAGCTCCAGGTTCAACGGGAAGTGGTATAAAAATTACTACTTTTGTTCTTTTTTTAAGCACAATCAGATCAGCAATTAATGGTAGATCATCAGTTGATGCATTTGAACGACAAATACCGTTTGATCAAGTATACAAAGCAATTGCAATCATATCGCTCAGTATTGGATGGATTTTATTCACTACATTCTGTTTGCTGATAACAGAAAAAAGTTGGAACTTTTTGGATATATTTTTTGAAACAATTTCCGCATTTAGCAATGTAGGATTCTCTCTTAAAGGAACAGAAAAACTATCTGATTTTGGTAAATTATTTATTATGGCAACAATGTTTATCGGCCGTATCGGTTCACTCACCTTTATTTTAGGCCTTAAATTGAGAGCAAGAAAAGAAACTATTGAATTTTCCTATCCTGAAGAACGAGTAATGCTTGGATAA
- a CDS encoding TrkA family potassium uptake protein: MKFCVIGLGRFGYQVATVLSENGMEVLAIDSDESIVASIRDSVAHAIVMDVNDEASLRSIGVDEIDTVIVAMGEDSTQSILITALLKKHLKTPYVITRAIDDLNKEILTLVGADRVILPEKEIGIRLADNLSSPFMDVTRLAKNFCVTNITAPQQFVGKSIQELDLFNNYDVHCIGKKEEEKIISIGPDYIVKELDKLVCAGPNKNLEKLAKL, encoded by the coding sequence ATGAAATTTTGTGTCATTGGACTGGGACGATTTGGCTATCAAGTAGCAACAGTGTTATCAGAAAATGGAATGGAAGTATTAGCAATTGATAGCGATGAATCAATTGTCGCTTCAATTCGCGATTCTGTTGCGCATGCAATTGTTATGGACGTAAACGATGAAGCATCATTGCGCAGCATTGGTGTTGACGAAATTGATACAGTCATTGTTGCAATGGGTGAAGATAGCACACAATCAATTTTAATTACTGCACTACTCAAAAAACATCTTAAAACTCCCTACGTCATTACACGCGCAATTGATGATCTGAATAAAGAGATATTAACATTAGTTGGCGCAGATCGCGTCATTTTACCAGAAAAAGAAATTGGTATTCGTCTTGCAGATAATCTTAGTTCACCATTTATGGATGTTACACGTTTAGCAAAAAACTTCTGCGTAACAAATATTACCGCACCGCAACAATTTGTTGGCAAAAGTATTCAAGAGTTAGATCTTTTTAATAATTATGATGTTCACTGCATTGGCAAAAAAGAAGAAGAAAAAATTATTTCAATAGGCCCTGATTACATAGTAAAAGAATTGGATAAACTTGTTTGCGCAGGGCCCAATAAGAATTTGGAAAAATTAGCTAAGCTATAA
- the rplU gene encoding 50S ribosomal protein L21, translating to MVQQEKYGKYAIFANGGKQYQAIEGQTIALEKIEGEAGDKIELGSILFRKLDEGNFEIGQPFVDGKIVATIVKQTKDPKVIVFKFKRRKKVRVKNGHRQPKTVVRIEMIA from the coding sequence ATGGTACAACAAGAAAAATACGGTAAGTACGCGATATTTGCAAACGGCGGCAAACAATATCAGGCTATTGAAGGCCAAACTATTGCTCTTGAAAAAATAGAGGGTGAAGCTGGTGATAAGATTGAATTAGGTTCAATTTTGTTCCGTAAGTTGGATGAAGGTAATTTTGAAATTGGTCAGCCTTTTGTAGATGGCAAAATTGTTGCTACAATCGTTAAGCAAACCAAAGATCCTAAAGTGATCGTTTTCAAATTTAAAAGACGTAAAAAAGTACGCGTGAAAAACGGACATCGTCAACCAAAAACTGTTGTGCGTATCGAAATGATAGCATAA
- the mutS gene encoding DNA mismatch repair protein MutS: protein MIKTQEHTPLMQQYLDIKIDYSDTLLFFQVGDFYELFFDDAKQAAAFLGIALTARGKNKGEPIPLCGVPIHAIDHYLSKLVKGGFKVALCDQLEDPKPGTIVKRGVKQVLTPGTLTDSKLLDDRSASYLFSFYPAGDSWGLVFSELLTAQIFVTTISAGAEKLLESELIRFFPDEILIPANSQTKDLQSYFKRLGYFTTVVHSNEQQQLESDAAQWTKKQFPQATCAQLEADKAMRQALYYFYAYMAKHQRSSLDQFNTIFFYKPDDFLIMDAATQRNLELVKNAHDGTSKNTLFSVMDKAKTAMGSRMIKKWILRPLVKKEAIVQRQDVIALYCTDITLVNTLEQLLLAVGDCERVIGRIALQRASLFDYIALSRMLVIVPQLKSTIFHHKNVLLMRVIADHLGEFQTLSQLLLQALHDEPSADTIIKEGFDEKLDHMRMLINNSNERITDLEIAEQKTTGINSLKIRYNAIQGYYIEITNAHLSAVPERYRRLQTLVGRERFITTELQNLQYGIEAARKDIVNYETALFDSIKNEVAQHIALLRKSAHAIAHIDALLSLGHLAYDNGYVRPECNENRDIVIVKGRHPVVEQVLSNTFIPNDTYLTDEQSLWIITGPNMGGKSTYLRQVALMSVMMHIGSFVPAKSANIALLDRIFTRLGASDNVAEGKSTFLVEMEETAMICTQATAKSLVILDEVGRGTSTFDGLAIAQAVVEYIFTSIGARCLFATHYHELTYLQQTFPGITVYQAASKKTSSGIIFLYTIIQGVADGSFGIEVAKLAHLPAAVIKRSCVLVESFAHGGERIVPVVKEIDDQGDMWGENRALKEENRRLQQENDKVQRMIALFEGVDFDSLSPKKAFDLLWEYKEL, encoded by the coding sequence ATTATTCCGATACACTTCTTTTTTTCCAAGTAGGTGATTTTTACGAACTTTTTTTTGATGATGCAAAACAAGCAGCAGCATTTTTAGGTATTGCGCTTACTGCACGAGGAAAAAATAAAGGCGAACCTATTCCATTGTGTGGTGTACCGATTCATGCAATTGATCATTATTTATCTAAATTGGTTAAAGGTGGATTTAAAGTTGCACTTTGTGATCAACTTGAAGATCCAAAACCAGGAACAATTGTTAAGCGTGGTGTAAAACAGGTTTTAACACCAGGAACATTAACTGATTCCAAATTATTAGACGACAGATCTGCATCATATCTTTTTTCATTCTACCCTGCAGGAGATTCGTGGGGATTAGTTTTTAGTGAATTATTAACTGCGCAAATTTTTGTAACAACAATTTCTGCTGGTGCAGAAAAATTATTAGAATCAGAATTAATTCGTTTCTTTCCTGATGAGATTTTAATTCCAGCAAATTCTCAAACAAAAGATTTGCAATCATATTTTAAGCGCTTGGGATATTTTACTACCGTTGTCCATAGTAACGAACAACAACAGCTTGAAAGTGATGCTGCGCAGTGGACAAAAAAACAGTTTCCACAAGCAACATGTGCGCAGCTAGAAGCGGATAAAGCGATGCGACAAGCTTTGTACTATTTTTATGCATACATGGCAAAGCATCAACGATCATCACTGGATCAGTTCAATACAATCTTTTTTTATAAGCCTGATGATTTTCTGATTATGGATGCGGCGACGCAACGTAATTTGGAACTGGTGAAAAATGCGCACGATGGCACCAGCAAAAATACGTTGTTTAGCGTGATGGATAAGGCAAAAACAGCAATGGGTTCTCGTATGATCAAAAAATGGATCTTACGACCGCTTGTTAAAAAAGAAGCGATAGTGCAGCGTCAAGATGTAATTGCGTTGTATTGTACCGATATTACATTGGTTAACACTCTAGAACAACTACTACTTGCCGTTGGCGATTGTGAACGCGTGATAGGGCGTATTGCACTGCAGCGTGCATCATTGTTTGATTACATTGCATTATCACGCATGCTTGTTATTGTTCCACAACTGAAAAGCACTATTTTTCATCATAAAAATGTTTTATTGATGCGTGTTATTGCAGATCACTTGGGGGAATTTCAAACATTATCACAATTATTGTTGCAAGCATTACATGATGAGCCATCTGCAGATACAATCATCAAAGAAGGATTTGATGAAAAACTTGATCATATGCGAATGTTAATAAACAACAGTAATGAGCGTATTACTGATTTGGAAATTGCTGAACAAAAAACGACGGGAATCAATTCGTTAAAAATTCGTTATAATGCAATTCAGGGATATTATATTGAAATAACGAATGCACATTTATCAGCAGTTCCTGAGCGGTATCGTCGTTTACAAACATTAGTAGGACGCGAGCGATTTATTACTACTGAATTACAGAATTTGCAATACGGAATTGAAGCTGCTCGCAAAGATATTGTGAATTACGAAACAGCGCTTTTTGATAGTATAAAAAATGAAGTTGCACAACATATTGCCTTACTACGAAAATCAGCCCACGCTATTGCGCATATTGATGCATTACTATCACTTGGGCACTTAGCATATGATAATGGCTATGTGCGTCCTGAATGTAATGAAAATCGTGATATTGTGATTGTTAAAGGTCGTCATCCCGTTGTTGAACAAGTATTGTCTAATACTTTTATCCCCAATGATACGTATTTAACTGATGAGCAATCGTTGTGGATTATCACGGGTCCAAATATGGGTGGGAAATCTACCTATTTACGCCAAGTTGCTTTGATGTCTGTTATGATGCACATAGGTTCATTTGTGCCGGCAAAAAGTGCTAATATTGCTCTGTTGGATCGCATTTTTACGCGCCTTGGAGCAAGTGATAACGTTGCCGAAGGCAAAAGTACCTTTTTGGTGGAAATGGAAGAGACAGCAATGATATGCACCCAAGCAACCGCAAAAAGCTTGGTTATTTTGGATGAAGTTGGGCGTGGAACAAGTACCTTTGATGGATTGGCAATAGCTCAGGCGGTTGTTGAGTATATTTTTACTAGTATCGGCGCGCGATGCTTATTTGCGACACACTACCACGAATTGACCTATTTGCAGCAGACCTTTCCAGGAATTACTGTGTATCAGGCAGCAAGCAAAAAAACCAGCAGTGGCATAATTTTTCTCTATACCATCATACAAGGAGTTGCTGATGGTAGTTTTGGTATTGAAGTTGCCAAGTTAGCTCATTTACCAGCAGCGGTGATTAAGCGGTCGTGTGTGTTAGTCGAGTCTTTTGCCCATGGGGGTGAGCGGATTGTTCCTGTGGTCAAAGAAATTGATGATCAAGGTGATATGTGGGGAGAAAATAGAGCACTCAAAGAGGAAAATCGGCGATTACAACAGGAAAATGATAAGGTCCAGCGCATGATTGCTCTGTTTGAAGGTGTTGATTTTGACTCCTTGTCACCGAAAAAAGCGTTTGATTTACTGTGGGAATACAAGGAACTATGA